Below is a genomic region from Triticum dicoccoides isolate Atlit2015 ecotype Zavitan chromosome 5A, WEW_v2.0, whole genome shotgun sequence.
ttcacatgtgtcctgaggccatgtctgtacatgctagtcttgtcaacacccgttgtattcgaacgttagaatctatcacacccgatcatcacgtggtgcttcgaaacaacgaaccttcgcaacggtgcacagttagggggaacactttcttgaaattttagtgagggatcatcttatttaagctaccgttgttctaagcaaataagatgtaaaacatgataaacatcacatgcaatcaaatagtgacatgatacggccaatatcatttgctccttttgatctccatcttcggggctccatgatcatcgttgtcaccggcatgacaccatgatctccatcatcatgatctccatcatcatgatctccatcatcgtgtcttcttgaagttgtctcgtcatctattacttctactactatggctaacgctttagcaataaagtaaagtaattacatgacgtttaagttgacacgcaggtcataaataaattaagacaactcctatggctcctgccggttgtcatactcatcgacatgcaagtcgtgattcctattacaagaacatgatcaatctcatacatcacatatatcattcatcacatccttttggccatatcacatcacacggcatatgctgcaaaaacaagttagacgtcctctaattgttgttgcaagtttttacgtgactgctataggtttctagcaagaacctttcttacctacgcgaaaaccataaagtgatatgacaatttctatttacccttcataaggacccttttcatcgaatccgatccgactaaagtgggagagacagacacccgctagccaccttatgcaactagtgcatgtcagtcgatggaaccagtctcacgtaagcgtacgtgtaaggttggtccgggccgcttcatcccacgatgccaccgaatcaagataagactagtaacggcaagcaaattgacaaaatcgacgtccacaacaacttgtgttctactcatacatagaaactacgcatagacctagctcatgatgccactgttggggatcatagcagaaatttgaaattttctacgcatcaccaagatcaatctatggagtaatctagcaacgaggggaaggggagtgcatctacatacccttgtagatcgctaagcggaagtgttgcaagaacgcggatgaaggagtcatactcgaagcgattcatatcgcggttgattccgacctaagcgccgaaccacggcgcctccgcgttcaacacacgtgcagcccggtgacgtctcctacgccttgatccagcaaggggagaaggagaggttggggaagactccgtccagcagcagcacgacggcgtggtggtggtggaggggtgcagaactccagcagggcttcgccaagcactacgagagacgaggagggagagaggtagggttgcgccaagagggagatgatctcgcgtgtgttgcagcccccaatacctcaagtatatataggggaaggggaggggctgcgcccccatctagggttccctccctaggggcggcggcagcccccaaacccatctagggttgtggccaaggggggagagaggggggcgcacctagggtgggccttaaggtccATCTGAATCTAGGGTTTGcctcctcccactctcccttgcgccttgggccttagtgggaggcgccccagcccacctaggggctgctcccttcccactattggcccgtgTAGGccttcggggctggtggccccacctggtggacccccggacccctccggtggtcccggtatactaccggtgatgcccggaacacttccggtggccaaaaccatactttctatatatcaatcttcaccttcggaccattccggaactcctcgtgacgtccgggatctcatccgggactccgaacaacattcggtaaccgcgtgcatactttccctataaccctagcgtcatcgaaccttaagtgtgtagaccctacgggttcgggagtcatgcagacatggccgagacaactcttcggtcaataaccaacagcgggatctggatacccatgttggctcctacatgttccacgatgatctcatcggatgaaccatgatgtcgaggattcaatcaatcccgtattcaattccctttgtccagcggtattgtacttgcccgagattcgatcgtcagtatcccgataccttgttcaatctcgttaccggcaagtctctttactcgttccgtaacacatcatcccgtgatcaactccttggtcacattgtgcacattatgatgatgtcctaccgagtgggcccagagatacctctccgttacacggagtgacaaatcccagtcttgattcgtgccaacccaacagacactttcggagatacctgtagcgaacctttatagccacccagttacgttgtgacgtttggcacacccaaagcactcctacggtatccgtgagttgcacaatctcatggtctaaggaaatgatacttgacattagaaaagctttagcaaaggaactacgcgatcttgtgctaggcttaggattgggtcttgtccatcacatcattctcctaatgatttgatcccgttatcaacgacatccaatgttcatggtcaggaaaccgtaaccatctattgatcaacgagctagtcaactagaggcttactagggacatggtgttgtctatgtatccacacatgtatctgagtttcctatcaatacaattctagcatggataataaacgattatcatgaacaagtaaatataataataaccaatttattattgcctctagggcatatttccaacatacgtattcccgtaactctccgatactccgaaatatacccgaatcactcggaacctttccgatgtccgaatatagtcgtccaatatatcgatctttacgtctcaaccattttgagactccttgtcatgtgcccgatctcatccgggactccgaactccttcggtaaatcaaaactcataaactcataatataactgtcatcgaaaccttaagcgtgcggaccctacggattcgagaacaatgtagacatgaccgagacacgtctccagtcaataaccaatggcggaacctagatgctcatattggctcccacatattctacgaagatctttatcggtcagaccgcataacaacatacgttgttccctttgtcatcggtatgttacttgcccgagattcgatcatcggtatctcaatacctagttcaatctcgttaccggcaagtctctttactcgttccgtaatacatcatcctgcaactaactcattagttgcaatgcttgcaaggcttaagtgatgtgcattatcgagagggcccatagatacctctccgacaatcggagtgacaaatcctaatctcgaaatacgccaacccaacaagtaccttcgaagacacctgtagagcacctttataatcacccagttacgttgtgatgtttggtggcacacaaagtgttcctccggtaaacgggagttgcataatctcatagtcataggaatatgtataagtcatgaagaaagcaatggcaacaaactaaatgatcaagtgctatgctaacggaatgggtcaagttaatcacatcattctcctaatgatgtgatcccgttaatcaaatgacaactcatgtctatggttaggaaacataaccatctttgatcaacgagctagtcaagtagaggcatactagtgacactctgtttgtctatgtattcacacatgtattatatttccggttaatacaattctagcatgaataataaacatttatcatgatataaggaaataaataatagatttattattgcctctagggcatatttccttcatcatatATATTCAACCCTATCCACACTTCAGAGGAACCTCAATTCGCACTCCACTCCCATAGTACCGAAACTACTCTCCGGCAAACTCCAGCGTACTCCTTCATGGCAGACACTGGATCCGACCACGAGATGTTCGAATCCAAGGACTGGGACCTCATCCCTCGCATTCCCGAGGAGTAGATGGACGCCCGCGCTGCTCTCTGGCGCCCCCGGAAGGAGTGCACCTGCCCATGATCTTCATCGGTCCGGCGGGAATCCATTGCCTCTGCTAAAATGACGCGAGAATCCATCGAGGCCAGTGGATTACGACACGTGATCGCCGCCTCGGCGGAAGCGGTGACCACCGCATGGCAAAGCAACCCTGATGTGCCAACGAAATCATTTATGTAAAATAGAGGCCATATATGCCTCAATGGTTCACGCGAAAAGGGAGTGGGGCGACTTTGGCAGCCCACATGGTGAAATTGCACGCCGACATGGGCAGGAGGAGGAAACCCTCCATGCCCGCATCGGCGAGAAGTGGTGAAGGAGGGCGGTCCATGCCGTGGCAAACGAAAGAAGGCAAGGGCATATACAAGGGCGACTATGGAGAACTTTTTCCATTATAGTTTCATTGTAGTTAGGTACATGCCAATTTTTGGTAGTTTGATGATATGTGTTTAGCTACTTATGTTTAACGTTGCATCAGACTAACATGAATTCGGCGATTTTTTATGGATCCGGTTGTAGACACGTACTTTCAATGTATGTTCAGTCATTGTTCGTCGACGCATTCACGAGACATATAGAGGCCGGATTAGACAACTCTGTTGTAGATGCTCTTGCTAGCCACGTTTGCATGTctcattagagcatctacagccggacttggcaAATTCGCCCCCTCAGACGACCACAGACGCGCCCGGGCACGCCCGAATCCGGACTCTCAAATCCATGCAAATACATGCGCGTCAATCATGCAACACAATGTCTCACGTAAATAGCTAGTGTTCATATCAAGCATACATAGCGCTTACATAAAATTTATTTGAAGTGGCAAACTCCAACATTGCCTCCTTGATTGTCATTGTGGATCCACATGTGCTCCACAAGATCATTGAGTAGCTGCGTGTGCACCTGCTGATCTTGAAGATTCTGATGCATCTGCAGAAAGTTCATAAAATGATCCGCATCTTAATCTTTCGGGATTTCAACCTGTTCTCCGGGTGCTTCGAAATCATGGGTTTGAGCTACAccatcaccctcatcctcgacaattatattgtgcagaataacacaacatgtcatcaggTGCCACAAAGTTTCTGATTCCCACATCATTACAGCGCTTCGTACAATTCCCCAATGAGTctgaagcacaccaaatgcccttTTCACGTCCTTCCTAGCCGCTTCctgcattgttgcaaagtggctCTGTTTATTGCCACACAGCTcggatatggtcttcacaaacgccgcccactgaggatagataccatcgACAAGATAGCACCCCATGTTGTAGCCCCGGCCGTTGACGGTGTAGTTGCACGGCGGTGATTCCCCATTGCAAAGCCTCCTGGACACCGAAGATCTTTGAAGCACGTTGATGTCGTTGTGAGAACCGGGCATTAcaaaaaaagcatgccaaatccacaagtcatgtgatgccaccgcttctagTATGATGGTGGCCTCTCTGTGACCTTGATACATTCCCGCAGACCTTTGGGGCAATTTTTCTATTGCCAATGGATGCAATCAATTGATCCGAGCATTCCTGGAAACCCCCTTGCCTCTCCAATAGCCAACAGCTTCCCTGTGTCCTAAACATTTGGTTCTCAGAGATACTCCGGTCCAAACACCTCAACCACGGCGCGGGCAAATTTGACAGTAGTCTTCAGGCACGCGCTCTCCCCCATCTTGACCATCTCACAAACGACGTCTACAACAGTATCATGTGCAAGCATCCTCAGAGTAGCCGTGCACTTCTGCTTGGCCGAGAAAAAGAGTTGGCCGCGGCAATCCCTTCTCAGCTTGAAGTAGTTATCGTGTGCCACCACTCCCTCCACAGTGCGCAAAAACAATGGTTTTCGCATGCGAAAACGGCGACGAAATCATGGATCATCCAATAAAGCAGGTGTGGGAGCAAAGTAGTCATTGTGCAGTAGCTTTGCTCCGGACACCCTGTCCCGGTTGATCACTCTTCTCCCTTTGATTGAGCCCTTGAAGTTGAGAATATGCTTCACTTGCCGGTCCATTTCGtcttgcatgctcatgagcatgatcaTGTCCACTTCTTCATCCGAATCCGACGAATTCAAGAactcatcttgaatcatttggtcAAGCTCCGTCGGTCCATACTCATCGTCCGACGAAGCATCGAAATCCATCATTTACCTAACAAAATTACAATAATTCCGGGCGGTCAATGTGTCGAACACATCAAGCACAAGGCGGAGCCGGAGAGTAGCTGGACGTACCACGGTGGCGTCCGGGCCGGCGACGACGTCCCCCGCGGTGAGGACGGGAGCGCTCTTCCGAAGCTGGTGACGGAGAGCCTAGGAACGGCTGCGGAGCAGGCGTGGTGGCAGAGCTGCGAGCTGCACGGCgtgaaggaggaagaagagaggagagaaCAAATGGATCTGACAGCTCGggggtggatttggtgcaatttgggATGAGGTTGGGCTGTCGGGTCGGACGTGTCGGGCGTGCCTAGACGCCCCATATTTGGCCTGTATATAAAGGTGCCGATCAGCCTGGGCATGTGAGGGCTGTTTGAGGGACCCATCTAGGTCAAAAAAATCGTGTCCAGTGACTGGATGATCTGCCCAAATGTATGAGACGGATTTGAGAGGTCTGGTTATAGAGGCTCCTGATCCTGTGGGCAGACGCGTGATCGAGTCGGCGGAATAATCAAATGATCGACGTGGTTACTGCTGAAGTACCTTCGACCCATTAAAAGACAGAGAATTTGCCCTGTTGCTTTTACGGAGAGAAAGACAAAATTATGTTGACTCGACATTTCGACCTCGTCACTAGATTTTTTTCGAGGGAGACCTCGTCACTATAGATTTGACGGAGCACGCGCGGTTGAAGGCGAAGAAAAAACTGAAAGAAAAAAAACTTTTTTTAAAGTGGAAAACCGAAAGAAAGCTCGTTGGACGTCGCCAGCGTCACCGTCGCTGGACGGGCCGAAGCTGCGGATCTCAATCCGGTAGCACACGACGCTACGAAGGGACGAGCCTTGGTTGGACAAAAATACGGAGACAAGCGCGGCAGTAGTGAAGAGAAGCTACGGCGGGCACGGGCACACGTCGGCGGGAACATCCGGCCGCCTGGGCGCGCGGGTACGTACGTGCCCCGCCGTCGCCCCCACGTGGTGCGGCGCCACAGGCCACGTGCGTGCGCTGTCCTTTTCCTCGGCTTCCCTCGCCGCCGGGCTACCGGCCCCGGCCTCACCACACGCCCCGCGGCGGCCAATGAACTGAACCTGCCCCTTTTCGCCACAGTGCTTCCATTCATTTGCCCCGTCCCACTCCCTTCCCTGATACGGAGTACTACATGCCGTAAGAGGAACTCCAACGCGGCGCTCAAATGAACGCGCGTTTTGCCTGTTTTTTGTTTATTTGGATTGATCGAACAGTTAGACGGGTCCGTTTTTTGATTTGGATTGCCTGATGCGTCCAATGAAAAGCAAATCTATATTTGCCCGCTTCCAAAGAAAAAATCCATTcattccgtttctaaatataagttttttagagatttaaatggactacaacatatgaatgtatgtagacatattttaaagtgtagattcactcattttgctttgtatgtagtcatttATTGagatatctacaaagacttatatttaagaacggagggagtatatgataaaCACGTGATCGaaataaacttaataaaacataatTAAACACGGTCAACCGCTGATCAAAGTCCACTAAAACATTAATTAAACAATGAGAAACTCCGACCGCTGCCCTAGGCGTCTGCCTTACCCTTGCCGTCGTCGTCGCCAGTGACGTTGATGAAAACGTGAGACGACCCACCCCATCCGAACATGCTTGATAGGCTGCTAGGGCATCCTCCTCTGGCGTCTGCAGGCGCCCTCCTTCTCCTCCTCAAGGCATAATGCCTCCTCGTCCCAGTGCGGCTCCTCCTCCCGGCGCATCTGCCACTcgccgtcggcctcctcctcggcaaGCCAATGCACCTTCCAACGCTCAAGGTGGGGCGCCTCCTCCTCTAGCGTCGCGGCGTAGTGGACGGGAGACACGCTCACCCACTTGCGAAACTCGTTGGTCCACTCGCTCCTCCTTATGCGCTGCTCCGGTGTAAGGAGCTCGCGACATCGACGACCCTCCTCAGCATGCACCCGCGCCGAGCGCGGCACCGCCGGAATGGGGATCTGCTGCGGGTCCAGATGCCACCCATGCGGCAGGTTGACATCCGGATACTGTAGGGGTCGACGGTACTACCAGTGCCACCGCGCCTGGTGGACCGGTATACACAGCCGCTCCCGCAGTGGCGAGCCGCGTCTAGCCGGTGGAGGAAGAAGCGCACGGAAAGAGCTCGTATCAGAGCTGAACCTCCCCTTTCCCTTTCCGCCGAAGAAGCCCATGGTTGGTGGCTGGCTGGTTAGGATTTTTTTGGTCACCGGCGAGGAAGCAAGCGTGGCCAGATGTGGACGGGAAGATGAAAGTGGAGAAGGCCGGCCCCACCACACGCTTCCATTAAAAAAGACGGGCACGCGGCCCTTCTACACACTGTCAGTCGGGCCCGAAGTAGGTGCCGTCGTTAAATACGACTGCAGGTGGTTGTTGATCGGTGGACAATGAGGGGACGTGTGGCGCATTCGCTtcctgtccgcgccgacgcatttgagTCCTAAATTTGAGGCTGAAATGCGTCGGTGCGGACACGAAACAGACGCGTTTTTGATTTAGGTCGGTGTGTTGGGCCTGTGTTTTTTTCCATGACGATTCAAACGGACATGTGTGCGGCTGAAATGAGTCGCGTCCGTTTCGTGTCCAGCCGACACATTTAAGGTCCAAATTTAAGCTTGAAATGCCTCGGCACAGACACAAAACAGATGCATTTTGGTTTTAGATCGACGCGTTGAGCCGATATTTTTGTCCACGACGATCTAAACAGACATGTGCGGACGAAATGTGTCGCCCTCTTGAAGTTTGCTCTAATGGGCAGGAGTAGGCCCCGTCCCGTTCCGTTCCGTGTAACTTTTGTTCGTACTCTTGTGTGTGTGCTATAAAAACCGCGGCCCTTCAGGCGCAGCAGCCGCGCTCCTCCGTTTACCCACAAGTTGACCCCCATCCGGTCACTGCGACGACGCCCGTCGCCCCGTCCCCGGCCCACGCGCGCCTCTCGTTCCCAGAGCCCGAGGCGGACCACACAACCAAGACGAAGCCAGCGCGCGCGCTGCCGCCCGGCCCGACGCCACCAGCCTACGAGCGAGCCACCGCCATTCCCGGCTCGCAAAACCCAACACCGTCTGACCACCACTCCCCCGTTCGCCGCCAGTGATTCCCCCCGAGCCGTCCGATCTCATGGCCGTCGCGAGGCTGGTGGCCGCGCCattccccctcgccgccgcccgcgcccgcggcCCGCGGGCGCGGCTGCTGTTCGCGCCGCTCTCTGCGCTCCCCCGTCGCGCGGCCGCGCCCGCCATGCGCGTGGCGTCGGACGGCAACGGCGGCGGCCTTGTCCCCGCCCGCCCGGGCCAGGAGGCGGAGGACGCCGCGGCGACGGCGCGGGGCGCGGTGTCGGAGCGCGCGGCGAGGAAGGAGTCGGAGCGGCGGACGTACCTGGTGGCCGCGCTCATGTCCAGCCTCGGCATCacctccatggccgccgccgccgtctactACCGATTCGCCTGGCAAATGGAGGTACCCTTTCCTCCCTTCTCGTCCGGCAGCCCGTATCCATGGCAATTCCCCTTCCAATTTCCGCTCCTTTACCGTCTCGTCCGTTCACACGCCTTTCCTTTCACCGCCAGGGCGGCGAGATTCCGGTGACGGAGATGCTGGGCACCTTGGCACTCTCCGTGGGCGCGGCGGTGAGCACTGACTTTACTTACACGTGACACACGGCGCACCCACCCGCACACTAGCAGCCAGTAGCAGTGAACAGAATTCGTCGTGTCGACGTGCATTTGCGTTGAAAAAGCGTATGGCGCGCGCAGGTGGGGATGGAGTTCTGGGCGCGGTGGGCGCACCGCGCGCTGTGGCACGCGTCGCTGTGGGACATGCACGAGTCGCACCACCTCCCCCGCGACGGGCCCTTCGAGCTCAACGACGTGTTCGCCATCGTCAACGCCGTCCCCGCCATGGCCCTCCTCGCCTTCGGCTTCTTCAACCGCGGCCTCCTCCCCGGCCTCTGCTTCGGCGCCGTGAGTACCCCTCCCCTCCCCTTCACCTATCAACCGGCGTGAAGCCAGAATACGAACAAACTTTGCGCGTATCTCGGCCAGCGCTGACGGGTCGGTGTCCTACAGGGTCTGGGGATCACGCTGTTCGGGATGGCCTACATGTTCGTCCACGACGGCCTGGTGCACCGCCGCTTCCCCGTGGGCCCCATCGAGAACGTGCCCTacttccggcgagtcgccgccgcgcaccAGGTTCGCCCCTCTTGTGCACCCAACCCAACCAACCGTATCCGAGTTTCAGTTCTCAACTCTGACCCTTTTATGCTCTGCAGATCCATCACATGGACAAGTTCGACAGCGTGCCATACGGGCTCTTCCTCGGCCCCAAGGTAAGCAGCAGATCAGCCGCTCTGGTGTCTGGTCTAATGTTGTCGATCCATGGCAGGATTAATTAGCATGGAAACTGGGTTCGATCGGTCGCTCACGGTTGGTGGTTTTGCGACTGCAGGAGCTGGAGGAGGTGGGAGGGACGGAGGAGCTGGAGAAGGAGGTGCAGAGGAGGATCAAGAGGAGGCAGAGATCAGACGCCAGGCAATGAGGATTATTTATATGCCACCGACTTAccctttttcttttcttgtttCTGATAATACTACTCCATATGCCTTGCGATGTGCATGCGgatttattttctcttcttctgaTCGCGGATTAGGATTTGGTGTCGCTAGTTTTAGCAGCGCACTTGTATTAGAAAATGCTGTGCTGGTAGTATTATGTCTAGTGCTAGTAGTAGTACCGTGGCTCTTATTTTTACATCTTTCTGTATCGTGCCGCTGACTGTAGCGAGACAGTACTATAAGTATAAAGTATATTTTTTCTGAGGGGAGACGGTAATATGAGTAGTACGTAGTAGTACATAAGGTTGTGTATTATTGCGTGCCAGCATGAGTGAGTGCGCCATTTAACGGATCCACGTGGGTGGCCCAGACCAGACCAGACCAGACCAGACCAAGACTCGTCCTGGCAGCCGCTGCTGGGGCTCACGGcaggtaagagcatctccaacaggcgccggaCGCGCCGCGCGCATCGCCTGGTTTGTCACGGCGCGCAGcgatggctccagcagccgcgttaAAACGTAGTGCGCGCGCCGTTCCAGCAGCGCGCTAAAAATGCAGCGCGTGTGACAATATTTTCGAAAGCATAATAAGATAAATTGCATAGATAAAAAATAAAGATAaacgatacaaaggtattttacatcggTGCAACTAGATAGATAGTTCGAAAACATAGATAGATAGAACTACGGTGCAAGTAGATAGAAACTACTACGGCATACTAGATAGAAACTACTCCAAATCgctaccatcatcatcaccatcatcattctCGTCGGTGTTGTCCGAGGTATCGAGCCAAATGTCGTCCCAACGTTCATCGTCTGACGTGAAGATCGACTTCCCACCTGCTGAAACGATGTCGCACTGCGCATTCGCCAATGCCTTTCGTCGACGCCGGTCCGCCCGCTCCGcgcggcgccttgccgtcctctccgcccagtAGGCACGCTCGTCGGCGGCGTCTTCCGGGTGGcgacggcgccactccgccatggctcgctcgtcctcctcggtgatgaggaggcggcggcagcgccaagcgtggtcggcacggtccatgtcggtgatgagacgcggcggaggggcgacgCGTTGCGCCTGCTCGCGCGTGAAGACGTCCCGAAAGTTCATCTCCGTCCGGGGCCTATCCAaccgccacgccgccgcctcgtacgcgCGGGCCGCCTCGTACGCGCTCCGGAACGACCCGAGACCGAGCCGGACGTCGCCGGACCGGATCTTGGCGGAGTACCAGCCGTTGGGGcgctcgcggacgccgcggtagcccgacgaaccccggcggcgcggcggcatggtggcgcggtggtggcgcgGAAAGCGGCGAAGCGGCGAGGTTGTGAGGGGAGGGCGCGTGGCTGTGTCTGTGCGCGTGACGAGCGCGGCATTTTATAGGCACGCGCGAAGCGGCGCCAAATCTACCGCGCCGCGTGCCGCTTTCTCCCGCGCGCGTAAACGCTTCCCGCGCGCGGTAACTTTTcgccaccgctggagcgcgcgGAACCAGCCGGCGCGCGCTAAACCCAAATTTTACCGTACGGGCGCGTCTTTTGCAgcacctgttggagatgctctaatacggttaccagccattttccgaTGGAACACCGGAACATGCGACGCTTAACGTGCAGACCGGGCCGATGACACGATGGTGATACTGTTTGTCCCTGGAGAAATAGATAGTTAAAAAATATCAGGGAACTTCGCTGGGGCCTTTTCAGATTCTCCGTTTCAATGACCGGCACCGGGTCTGCATGTTGCCGGCCGGTCGGTCGTTGCCTGGGGCTGGGGCTGGGGGTGCGCATGTGGCCGGGATCCTCGCGATACGCTGGCCAGTGCGCCGGTGGCCCTCCCGCGTGCTGCGGCTGCCTGCCGAGGGGTCAACGCATGTGATAAACTCTGTTTTTTTTACGAAATGGGTTTCCCTTTCCAGccccattttattttattattagaACGAGACCCAAAGCAGCTGAATCAACATTTTATCCACAAAAGGTTGATTTCATTAGCTAAAAAAATGAAGAATTTAGATAGATGCAAACTGTCGGATtcggggttccgcagacccttgagaggttcgaaccctACGGTGTGTGCGAAGATCTCGTCCTCCCTAGTCTGCCCGCTCAACCAATGCACGGCCTAGCTGGTCGAACCCAACGAACAAGAGACAcagtagtttatcctggttcgggcctccttgcggtgtaatatcctactccagctTTATGGTGGATtgtctcgaggggctgaggatgaactagtatagtgataaa
It encodes:
- the LOC119303955 gene encoding beta-carotene 3-hydroxylase, chloroplastic-like, with product MAVARLVAAPFPLAAARARGPRARLLFAPLSALPRRAAAPAMRVASDGNGGGLVPARPGQEAEDAAATARGAVSERAARKESERRTYLVAALMSSLGITSMAAAAVYYRFAWQMEGGEIPVTEMLGTLALSVGAAVGMEFWARWAHRALWHASLWDMHESHHLPRDGPFELNDVFAIVNAVPAMALLAFGFFNRGLLPGLCFGAGLGITLFGMAYMFVHDGLVHRRFPVGPIENVPYFRRVAAAHQIHHMDKFDSVPYGLFLGPKELEEVGGTEELEKEVQRRIKRRQRSDARQ